One part of the Streptomyces nigra genome encodes these proteins:
- a CDS encoding FadR/GntR family transcriptional regulator, with translation MSAVEKAFHGLRHMIGTGRLGPGERIPPEGELCEELGVSRGSLREAVRMLAALGVIEPRHGSGTYVSQLRPEDVIGSLSLTLELLPLSGLLEVYEIRRVLEAHVAAQAAARCTPENVDTLFSLIDAMEATSDPTEASELDHRFHAEIARVGGNPTLATLLAVFRARSRKYQVFTLPEGPELRRKSDDDHRVLATAIADHDPVAAAGAAQAHVAQTERWLRAFMPPVEEVGATG, from the coding sequence ATGTCCGCAGTCGAGAAGGCGTTCCACGGCCTACGGCACATGATCGGGACGGGGCGCCTCGGCCCCGGCGAGCGCATCCCGCCCGAGGGCGAGCTCTGCGAGGAGCTGGGCGTCTCACGGGGGTCGCTGCGCGAGGCCGTCCGCATGCTCGCCGCCCTGGGCGTCATCGAACCCCGGCACGGCTCGGGCACCTACGTCTCTCAGCTGAGGCCCGAGGACGTCATCGGCAGCCTCTCCCTGACTCTTGAACTGCTGCCGCTCTCCGGCCTGTTGGAGGTCTACGAGATCCGGCGCGTCCTGGAGGCCCATGTGGCCGCCCAGGCGGCGGCGCGCTGCACCCCGGAGAACGTCGACACCCTGTTCTCGCTGATCGACGCCATGGAGGCCACCAGCGACCCCACCGAGGCCTCCGAACTGGACCACCGTTTCCACGCGGAGATCGCCAGGGTGGGCGGCAACCCCACCCTGGCGACCCTCCTCGCCGTCTTCCGGGCCCGCAGCCGCAAGTACCAGGTCTTCACCCTGCCCGAGGGCCCCGAGCTGCGGCGGAAGAGCGACGACGACCACCGTGTCCTGGCCACCGCCATCGCCGACCACGACCCGGTCGCGGCGGCCGGCGCGGCCCAGGCCCATGTCGCCCAGACGGAACGCTGGCTGCGCGCCTTCATGCCGCCGGTCGAGGAGGTCGGCGCAACCGGCTGA
- a CDS encoding HAMP domain-containing protein codes for MTSKTTEAVETAPGDQELRQLLAGLTAVRDGDFGTRLPSDGEGLVGDIANVFNGMVDQLSVFTSEVTRVAREVGTEGTLGGQAEVPGVSGTWADLTDSVNAMAGNLTTQVRDIAQVATAVAKGDLSQKVDVPARGEILQLKETVNTMVDQLSAFADEVTRVAREVGSEGRLGGQAQVPGVGGVWRDLTDSVNFMAGNLTSQVRNIAQVTTAVAQGDLSQKITVDARGEILQLKNTINTMVDQLSAFGDEVTRVAREVGTEGRLGGQADVKGVKGTWRDLTDSVNFMAGNLTAQVRNVAQVATAVAQGDLSQKITVDARGEILELKTTINTMVDQLSAFADEVTRVAREVGTEGNLGGQAVVRGVSGTWKDLTDNVNVMASNLTGQVRSIAKVATAVARGDLSQKITVEAKGEVAALADVINTMVDTLSAFADEVTRVAREVGTEGRLGGQAHVPNVAGTWKDLTDNVNSMANNLTGQVRNIALVTTAVANGDLSKKIDVDARGEILELKTTINTMVDQLSSFAAEVTRVAREVGSEGRLGGQAEVEGVEGTWKRLTENVNELAGNLTRQVRAIAEVASAVAEGDLTRSITVEASGEVAELKDNINSMVGSLRETTRANQEQDWLKTNLARISGLMQGHRDLPVVAELIMDELAPLVSAQYGAFYAAEDSDRGPELRLVGSYGYPDATDRPERIRVGRSLLGQAARNRRTVSVEELPEDYVTISSGLGQTVPRALVVLPIVVEDQVLGVIELASVTRFTQIHQDFLTQLMPTIGVNLNTIVANARTDELLEESQRLTAELQERSEELQVQQDELQRSNAELEEKASLLASQNRDIEAKNLQIEQARQELETRAQELALASKYKSEFLANMSHELRTPLNSLLILAQLLAQNPSRNLTPKQVEYAGIIHSAGSDLLQLINDILDLSKVEAGKMDVTPERVPLRELLEYVEATFRPMTTQKSLEFAVATAPGTPADLLTDGSRLRQVLRNLLSNAVKFTEQGGVELRIEPAADREVPMGVLRGGPVVAFRVKDSGIGIPKQQLETIFGAFQQADGTTSRKYGGTGLGLSITREIAHLLGGAVTVESTPGQGSTFTLYLPVARADFEGVLDGTARSPEQQDATAELLPAAASETSSVKAPEQRRRRLLVVEGRTRGLLTLVAERAVADIAPDADDRLGAIDIITAVGAQEAASTLAAEPCHCVVLELGMADEEGARLLQAMEGDSALASVPVLVHTGHHVDQAREQALRSRASGRPLDFLSSLDELRERITLHLSAEEPGDVLQLVRPEEPQRAMTQVVDSAFAGRTVLVVDDDARNLFALSGALELHGFQVLHADNGRRGIETLLAHPDVSLVLMDVMMPEMDGYAATAEIRAMPQYADLPIIAVTAKAMPGDQEKSLASGANDYVTKPVDTNDLISRVQRWLSP; via the coding sequence ATGACCAGCAAGACGACCGAGGCCGTCGAGACCGCCCCGGGTGACCAGGAGCTTCGGCAGCTGCTGGCCGGGCTGACCGCCGTACGCGACGGTGACTTCGGCACCCGGCTGCCGTCCGACGGCGAGGGCCTGGTCGGAGACATCGCCAACGTCTTCAACGGCATGGTCGACCAGCTGTCCGTGTTCACCTCCGAGGTCACCCGGGTGGCCCGCGAGGTGGGCACCGAGGGCACCCTGGGCGGCCAGGCGGAGGTGCCGGGCGTCTCCGGCACCTGGGCGGACCTGACCGACTCCGTCAACGCCATGGCGGGCAACCTCACCACCCAGGTGCGGGACATCGCGCAGGTGGCCACGGCGGTCGCCAAGGGCGATCTGTCGCAGAAGGTCGACGTCCCGGCGCGCGGCGAGATCCTGCAGCTCAAGGAGACCGTCAACACGATGGTCGACCAGCTCTCCGCGTTCGCCGACGAGGTGACCCGCGTCGCCCGCGAGGTCGGCAGCGAGGGCCGGCTGGGCGGCCAGGCCCAGGTGCCCGGGGTCGGCGGCGTGTGGCGCGACCTGACCGACTCGGTCAACTTCATGGCGGGCAACCTGACGTCCCAGGTCCGCAACATCGCCCAGGTGACCACCGCGGTCGCGCAGGGCGACCTCTCCCAGAAGATCACGGTCGACGCGCGCGGCGAGATCCTCCAGCTGAAGAACACCATCAACACGATGGTCGACCAGCTCTCCGCCTTCGGTGACGAGGTGACCCGCGTCGCCCGGGAGGTCGGCACCGAGGGACGCCTCGGCGGGCAGGCGGACGTCAAGGGGGTCAAGGGCACCTGGCGGGACCTCACGGACTCCGTGAACTTCATGGCGGGCAACCTCACCGCGCAGGTCCGCAATGTCGCCCAGGTCGCCACGGCCGTCGCGCAGGGCGACCTCTCCCAGAAGATCACCGTGGACGCGCGCGGCGAGATCCTGGAGCTCAAGACCACCATCAACACGATGGTCGACCAGCTCTCCGCGTTCGCCGACGAGGTCACCCGCGTCGCCCGCGAGGTGGGCACCGAGGGCAACCTCGGCGGGCAGGCCGTCGTCCGGGGCGTGTCGGGCACCTGGAAGGACCTCACCGACAACGTCAACGTGATGGCGTCCAACCTGACCGGTCAGGTCCGCTCGATCGCCAAGGTCGCCACCGCCGTCGCCCGCGGCGACCTGTCGCAGAAGATCACCGTCGAGGCCAAGGGCGAGGTCGCGGCCCTCGCGGACGTCATCAACACCATGGTCGACACGCTGTCCGCGTTCGCCGACGAGGTCACCCGTGTCGCCCGCGAGGTCGGCACCGAGGGCCGGCTCGGCGGCCAGGCGCACGTCCCGAACGTGGCGGGCACCTGGAAGGACCTCACCGACAACGTCAACTCCATGGCGAACAACCTGACCGGTCAGGTCCGCAACATCGCCCTGGTGACGACAGCGGTGGCCAACGGCGACCTGTCGAAGAAGATCGACGTCGACGCCCGCGGCGAGATCCTGGAGCTGAAGACCACCATCAACACGATGGTCGACCAGCTGTCGTCGTTCGCCGCCGAGGTCACCCGTGTGGCCCGGGAGGTCGGCAGCGAGGGCCGGCTCGGCGGGCAGGCGGAGGTCGAGGGCGTCGAGGGCACCTGGAAGCGGCTCACGGAGAACGTCAACGAGCTGGCCGGGAACCTCACCCGGCAGGTCCGGGCCATCGCCGAGGTGGCCAGCGCGGTCGCCGAGGGCGACCTGACCCGCTCGATCACCGTGGAGGCGTCCGGCGAGGTCGCCGAGCTGAAGGACAACATCAACTCCATGGTGGGCTCGCTGCGGGAGACCACCCGGGCCAACCAGGAGCAGGACTGGCTCAAGACCAACCTGGCCCGGATCTCCGGCCTGATGCAGGGCCACCGCGACCTGCCGGTCGTCGCCGAGCTCATCATGGACGAGCTCGCCCCGCTGGTGTCCGCGCAGTACGGGGCCTTCTACGCGGCCGAGGACAGCGACCGCGGCCCGGAGCTGCGGCTCGTGGGGTCGTACGGCTACCCCGACGCCACCGACCGGCCGGAGCGCATCCGGGTGGGCCGCTCACTGCTCGGGCAGGCCGCGCGCAACCGCCGTACGGTCAGCGTCGAGGAGCTGCCGGAGGACTACGTGACCATCTCCTCCGGCCTCGGGCAGACGGTGCCGCGCGCCCTGGTGGTGCTGCCCATCGTGGTCGAGGACCAGGTCCTCGGCGTGATCGAGCTGGCCTCCGTCACCCGCTTCACCCAGATCCACCAGGACTTCCTGACGCAGCTGATGCCGACCATCGGCGTCAACCTGAACACCATCGTGGCCAACGCGCGCACCGACGAGCTGCTGGAGGAGTCGCAGCGCCTCACGGCCGAACTCCAGGAGCGCTCCGAGGAGTTGCAGGTGCAGCAGGACGAACTGCAGCGCTCCAACGCGGAGCTGGAGGAGAAGGCGTCCCTGCTGGCCTCGCAGAACCGCGACATCGAGGCGAAGAACCTGCAGATCGAGCAGGCCCGGCAGGAGCTGGAGACCCGCGCGCAGGAGCTGGCGCTGGCCTCCAAGTACAAGTCGGAGTTCCTGGCCAACATGAGCCACGAGCTGCGCACCCCGCTCAACAGCCTGCTGATCCTGGCCCAGTTGCTGGCACAGAACCCGTCGCGCAACCTCACGCCGAAGCAGGTGGAGTACGCGGGCATCATCCACTCCGCGGGCTCGGACCTGCTCCAGTTGATCAACGACATCCTCGACCTCTCGAAGGTCGAGGCGGGCAAGATGGACGTCACGCCGGAGCGGGTGCCGCTGCGTGAGCTGCTGGAGTACGTCGAGGCGACGTTCCGCCCGATGACGACGCAGAAGAGCCTGGAGTTCGCGGTGGCGACCGCGCCGGGCACACCGGCCGACCTGCTCACCGACGGCTCCCGGCTGCGGCAGGTGCTGCGCAACCTGCTGTCGAACGCGGTGAAGTTCACCGAGCAGGGCGGCGTCGAGCTGCGGATCGAGCCGGCCGCGGACCGGGAGGTGCCCATGGGCGTCCTGCGCGGCGGTCCCGTCGTGGCCTTCCGGGTCAAGGACTCCGGTATCGGCATCCCCAAGCAGCAACTGGAGACGATCTTCGGGGCGTTCCAGCAGGCGGACGGCACGACCAGCCGCAAGTACGGCGGCACCGGCCTCGGTCTGTCGATCACCCGGGAGATCGCCCATCTGCTGGGCGGCGCGGTCACCGTGGAGAGCACGCCCGGCCAGGGCAGCACGTTCACGCTGTATCTGCCGGTGGCGCGGGCCGACTTCGAGGGGGTGCTCGACGGCACCGCCCGGTCCCCGGAGCAGCAGGACGCGACGGCCGAACTGCTGCCGGCCGCCGCCTCGGAGACCTCTTCCGTCAAGGCGCCCGAACAGCGCAGACGCCGGCTGCTCGTCGTCGAGGGCCGCACTCGCGGTCTGCTCACCCTGGTCGCCGAGCGGGCCGTCGCGGACATCGCGCCGGACGCCGACGACCGGCTCGGCGCGATCGACATCATCACGGCCGTCGGGGCGCAGGAGGCGGCGAGCACCCTGGCCGCCGAGCCCTGCCACTGTGTGGTCCTGGAGCTCGGCATGGCCGACGAGGAGGGCGCGCGGCTGCTGCAGGCCATGGAGGGCGACTCGGCGCTGGCGAGCGTGCCGGTGCTCGTGCACACCGGTCACCATGTGGACCAGGCGCGGGAGCAGGCGCTGCGCTCGCGGGCCAGCGGCCGGCCGCTGGACTTCCTCTCCAGCCTGGACGAGCTGCGCGAGCGCATCACCCTGCACCTTTCCGCCGAGGAGCCGGGGGACGTGCTGCAGCTGGTGCGTCCCGAGGAGCCGCAGCGGGCGATGACACAGGTCGTGGACAGCGCGTTCGCGGGCCGTACCGTGCTGGTGGTGGACGACGACGCGCGCAACCTGTTCGCGCTCAGCGGGGCGCTGGAGCTGCACGGCTTCCAGGTGCTGCACGCCGACAACGGCCGCCGGGGCATCGAGACGCTGCTGGCGCACCCGGACGTCTCGCTGGTCCTGATGGACGTGATGATGCCGGAGATGGACGGCTACGCGGCCACCGCGGAGATCCGCGCGATGCCCCAGTACGCGGATCTGCCGATCATCGCCGTCACCGCGAAGGCGATGCCGGGCGACCAGGAGAAGAGCCTGGCGTCCGGGGCCAACGACTACGTCACCAAGCCCGTCGACACCAACGACCTCATCAGCCGGGTCCAGCGCTGGCTGTCGCCGTGA
- a CDS encoding ABC transporter substrate-binding protein: MRRRTAVLALGTATALLVTGCSTMSPEADGTVTLNMVESLTNPTRTALLEDLIADFEQQNPKVKVNLVSPPTEQADQKLQQMLQSGSGVDVLEVRDITVGPWSNNGWLYDMKKDLDGWKGWEAMTENAVNASKDAKGATYFVPYGFYGLSLFYRTDLIEKAGFDKPPATWEELLEQAKAIHDPSERRYGYAFRGGANANSNATAAIEAYLADDVDPANGFRLKDGRTIFAAPEAEDAIENYLKLFKQASPKSSVAWGYPEMVEAFSNGSTAFLLQDPEVIATVSESKSISKDQWGTAPLVAGPGGKTVQPLATAGWGVAKGSGHKAEAVKLVQFLSQGEASTSFTKKNSLVPLLKSATSDPFYKSGPWASYVTMTEQPDKYLVVTQPRGVSWWAEWQQKADADVQKLVLGKTSPKELLAGWNAFWTEKWQQEQ, encoded by the coding sequence ATGAGAAGAAGGACGGCAGTCCTCGCGCTCGGCACCGCCACCGCGCTGCTCGTGACCGGCTGCTCCACCATGAGCCCCGAGGCGGACGGCACCGTCACGCTCAACATGGTGGAGAGCCTGACGAATCCGACCCGCACCGCCCTGCTCGAGGACCTCATAGCCGACTTCGAGCAGCAGAACCCGAAGGTCAAGGTCAACCTGGTCTCCCCGCCCACCGAGCAGGCCGACCAGAAGCTCCAGCAGATGCTCCAGTCCGGCAGCGGCGTGGACGTCCTGGAGGTCCGCGACATCACCGTCGGACCCTGGTCGAACAACGGCTGGCTGTACGACATGAAGAAGGACCTGGACGGCTGGAAGGGCTGGGAGGCGATGACGGAGAACGCCGTCAACGCCTCCAAGGACGCCAAGGGCGCCACGTACTTCGTCCCCTACGGCTTCTACGGCCTGAGCCTCTTCTACCGCACCGACCTCATCGAGAAGGCCGGCTTCGACAAGCCGCCGGCCACCTGGGAGGAGCTGCTGGAGCAGGCGAAGGCCATCCACGACCCGTCCGAGCGGCGCTACGGCTACGCCTTCCGCGGCGGCGCCAACGCCAACAGCAACGCGACGGCCGCCATCGAGGCGTATCTCGCCGACGACGTGGACCCGGCGAACGGCTTCAGGCTGAAGGACGGTCGTACGATCTTCGCCGCCCCGGAGGCCGAGGACGCGATCGAGAACTATCTGAAGCTGTTCAAGCAGGCGTCCCCCAAGTCGTCCGTCGCCTGGGGCTATCCGGAGATGGTCGAGGCCTTCTCCAACGGGTCGACGGCGTTCCTGCTCCAGGACCCCGAGGTGATCGCCACCGTCTCGGAGTCCAAGTCGATCTCCAAGGACCAGTGGGGCACCGCGCCGCTGGTCGCGGGCCCCGGCGGGAAGACCGTGCAGCCGCTGGCCACCGCCGGCTGGGGTGTCGCCAAGGGCAGCGGCCACAAGGCCGAGGCCGTGAAGCTGGTGCAGTTCCTGTCCCAGGGCGAGGCGTCGACGTCGTTCACCAAGAAGAACAGCCTGGTGCCCCTCCTCAAGTCGGCGACCAGTGACCCCTTCTACAAGTCCGGTCCCTGGGCGAGCTACGTGACCATGACCGAGCAGCCGGACAAGTACCTGGTCGTCACCCAGCCGCGTGGCGTCAGCTGGTGGGCCGAGTGGCAGCAGAAGGCGGACGCCGACGTGCAGAAGCTGGTCCTGGGCAAGACGTCGCCCAAGGAGCTGCTGGCCGGCTGGAACGCCTTCTGGACCGAGAAGTGGCAGCAGGAGCAGTAG
- a CDS encoding carbohydrate ABC transporter permease encodes MPVTSTTTSKTTAPAEGAASRKGGLPRGGRRKREFTTRRGLGIAAYLAPAALFVAVFTYYPMIAGGQMAFRNWKLTDLTDTSWVGLKNFGDVFADPAWGTVLTNTAVWVVGSIVPQLVIGFALALWLRRRFRLRGLYQALIFFPWAISGFLIGILFRWMFNSEFGVVNDLLQKAGLVDEPIAWLADPDTAMAAVLVANIWYGVTFFAIMILAALQSIPDELYEAAALDGAGKARTLFQITIPYIRTTLALTVLLRVIWIFNFPDLIFGMTGGGPNNETHIVTTWMIKITQQGDYGRASALGLLVVAALLVFAVFFLMATREKKGARA; translated from the coding sequence ATGCCGGTCACGTCCACGACGACGTCGAAGACCACGGCGCCGGCCGAGGGGGCGGCCTCCCGCAAGGGGGGTCTCCCCCGCGGGGGCCGCCGCAAGCGGGAGTTCACCACCCGGCGCGGCCTCGGCATCGCCGCCTATCTGGCGCCCGCCGCCCTGTTCGTGGCGGTCTTCACCTACTACCCCATGATCGCGGGCGGCCAGATGGCCTTCCGCAACTGGAAGCTGACCGACCTCACCGACACCTCGTGGGTCGGGCTGAAGAACTTCGGCGACGTCTTCGCCGACCCCGCCTGGGGCACGGTGCTCACCAACACCGCGGTGTGGGTGGTCGGTTCGATCGTCCCGCAGCTGGTGATCGGTTTCGCGCTCGCGCTGTGGCTGCGCCGCCGCTTCCGCCTGCGCGGTCTCTACCAGGCGCTGATCTTCTTCCCCTGGGCGATCTCCGGCTTCCTCATCGGCATCCTCTTCCGCTGGATGTTCAACAGCGAGTTCGGCGTGGTGAACGATCTGCTGCAGAAGGCCGGTCTGGTCGACGAGCCGATCGCCTGGCTGGCGGACCCGGACACCGCCATGGCGGCGGTGCTCGTCGCCAACATCTGGTACGGCGTCACCTTCTTCGCGATCATGATCCTGGCCGCGCTCCAGTCGATCCCCGACGAGTTGTACGAGGCGGCCGCGCTGGACGGCGCGGGCAAGGCGCGCACGCTGTTCCAGATCACGATCCCCTACATCCGGACCACGCTGGCGCTGACCGTGCTGCTCCGGGTGATCTGGATCTTCAACTTCCCCGACCTGATCTTCGGTATGACCGGCGGCGGGCCGAACAACGAGACGCACATCGTGACCACCTGGATGATCAAGATCACTCAGCAGGGCGACTACGGCAGGGCCTCCGCGCTCGGCCTCCTCGTGGTGGCCGCGCTGCTGGTGTTCGCGGTGTTCTTCCTGATGGCCACGCGCGAGAAGAAGGGGGCGAGGGCGTGA
- a CDS encoding dihydrodipicolinate reductase — translation MIPTVVWGTGNVGRAAIRAVAAHPALDLVAVLVSNPAKAGRDAGELSGLGRPLGVAATDDVDAVLRARPRAVVYAASGDVRPDGAIEDVARALRAGAVVVTPSLYGMYDPTSAPEEIRDVLAGAAEAGGGALFVSGVDPGWANDALPLLVSGLGSEIDVLRCQEIFDYSTYDQEEAVRDLIGMGHPLDHQPLMLAEGIPTMIWGGQLRMMARALGAVLDGIDETLERRPLEETVHTATMGEFRAGTQGAVRLEVRGMVAGEPRIVVEHITRIHPSCAPDWPTPPDGGAGAHRVIVEGRPRIEVTVEATDEGDNRAAGGNATAAGRLVNAIDWLAEAGPGLHDALDVPLRPAAGRLGKR, via the coding sequence ATGATTCCCACGGTGGTCTGGGGCACAGGCAACGTCGGGCGCGCCGCCATCCGGGCGGTGGCGGCCCATCCGGCGCTCGACCTGGTGGCCGTACTGGTGTCGAACCCCGCCAAGGCCGGCAGGGACGCGGGCGAGCTGAGCGGGCTCGGCCGCCCCCTCGGCGTGGCGGCGACCGACGACGTGGACGCGGTGCTGCGGGCCCGCCCCCGGGCGGTCGTGTACGCGGCCTCCGGCGACGTACGCCCCGACGGCGCCATCGAGGACGTCGCCCGCGCCCTGCGCGCCGGAGCGGTCGTCGTCACCCCCTCCCTGTACGGCATGTACGACCCCACCAGTGCGCCCGAGGAGATCCGCGACGTCCTCGCCGGTGCCGCCGAGGCCGGGGGCGGCGCGCTGTTCGTCTCGGGCGTCGACCCCGGCTGGGCCAACGACGCCCTCCCGCTGCTGGTCAGCGGACTGGGCTCGGAGATCGATGTGCTCCGCTGCCAGGAGATCTTCGACTACTCCACGTACGACCAGGAGGAGGCCGTCCGCGATCTGATCGGCATGGGGCATCCGCTCGACCACCAGCCACTGATGCTCGCCGAGGGCATCCCCACCATGATCTGGGGCGGGCAGCTGCGGATGATGGCCCGCGCCCTGGGCGCCGTACTCGACGGCATCGACGAGACGCTGGAACGCCGCCCGCTGGAGGAGACCGTCCACACGGCCACGATGGGGGAGTTCCGGGCCGGCACCCAGGGAGCCGTACGCCTGGAGGTGCGCGGCATGGTCGCGGGCGAGCCCCGGATCGTCGTCGAGCACATCACCCGGATCCACCCCTCCTGCGCCCCGGACTGGCCCACGCCGCCGGACGGCGGAGCAGGGGCCCACCGCGTGATCGTCGAGGGCCGCCCCCGCATCGAGGTCACGGTCGAGGCGACGGACGAGGGGGACAACCGGGCGGCCGGCGGGAACGCGACGGCGGCCGGGCGCCTGGTGAACGCCATCGACTGGCTCGCCGAGGCCGGACCGGGACTCCACGACGCGCTCGACGTCCCGCTGCGCCCGGCGGCGGGCCGACTCGGAAAGAGGTGA
- a CDS encoding aminotransferase class V-fold PLP-dependent enzyme produces MSETEVTTAPRPLLLADGTPADRAWSLDPALKHLNHGSFGAVPLVAQERQELLRVQMERSPVVWFPALPERLAATRVRLAEFLRVDAGDLALVPNASAGASVVFAALALRPAGEIVVTDHGYGAVTMGAERLARRHGGRVRTARVPLDADEEQAYEAVTAEFSDATQLVVVDQITSATARRLPVERIGAEAGRRGIPVLVDGAHAPGLLDAPLTGATYDFWTGNLHKWGCAPRGTAALVARGPLRELLYPLIDSWAAAEPFPDRFDQQGTIDATSYLAAPAALDFVERTWGWAAARRYMDELADYGAGVIGAAFAGTVGSDNAVDVGMPVPGMRLVRLPDGLAADRLQADALRDRVARELDVEAAFTSFGGVGYMRLSAHVYNTAADYEYFAEECVPVLGAWARENTGKRSAQ; encoded by the coding sequence GTGAGCGAGACCGAGGTGACCACCGCACCACGCCCCCTGCTGCTGGCCGACGGCACGCCGGCCGACCGGGCGTGGTCGCTGGACCCCGCCCTCAAGCACCTGAACCACGGCTCCTTCGGGGCCGTGCCGCTGGTGGCCCAGGAACGCCAGGAACTGCTGCGCGTGCAGATGGAACGCTCACCCGTGGTGTGGTTCCCGGCGCTCCCGGAGCGGCTCGCCGCCACCCGGGTGCGGCTCGCGGAGTTCCTGCGGGTCGACGCCGGCGATCTCGCCCTCGTCCCGAACGCCAGCGCCGGCGCGAGCGTCGTCTTCGCCGCGCTGGCCCTGCGCCCCGCCGGGGAGATCGTCGTCACCGACCACGGCTACGGGGCCGTGACGATGGGGGCCGAGCGGCTGGCCCGGCGCCACGGCGGACGCGTGCGCACCGCCCGGGTGCCGCTGGACGCGGACGAGGAGCAGGCGTACGAGGCCGTGACCGCGGAGTTCTCCGACGCCACCCAGCTGGTGGTCGTCGACCAGATCACCTCGGCGACCGCGCGCCGGCTGCCGGTGGAACGCATCGGCGCGGAGGCCGGGCGGCGCGGCATCCCGGTCCTCGTGGACGGCGCCCACGCACCCGGTCTGCTCGACGCGCCGCTCACCGGTGCGACGTACGACTTCTGGACCGGCAATCTGCACAAGTGGGGCTGCGCACCGCGCGGTACGGCGGCCCTGGTGGCCCGGGGACCGCTGCGCGAGCTGCTGTACCCCCTCATCGACTCCTGGGCGGCGGCCGAGCCGTTCCCGGACCGCTTCGACCAGCAGGGCACGATCGACGCCACGTCCTATCTGGCGGCGCCGGCGGCCCTGGACTTCGTCGAGCGCACCTGGGGCTGGGCGGCCGCCCGCCGCTACATGGACGAACTGGCGGACTACGGCGCCGGGGTGATCGGCGCCGCGTTCGCCGGGACCGTGGGCTCGGACAACGCTGTCGACGTCGGTATGCCCGTCCCCGGGATGCGGCTGGTGCGGCTGCCGGACGGGCTCGCCGCCGACCGGCTCCAGGCCGACGCGCTGCGCGACCGGGTGGCCCGCGAGCTGGACGTGGAGGCGGCGTTCACCAGCTTCGGCGGCGTCGGCTACATGCGGCTGTCCGCGCACGTCTACAACACCGCCGCCGACTACGAGTACTTCGCCGAGGAATGCGTCCCCGTCCTCGGCGCGTGGGCACGAGAGAACACAGGGAAGAGGTCAGCACAATGA
- a CDS encoding carbohydrate ABC transporter permease — MIGKESTAGRAVKFVFLGGWLLFTVFPLYWIAVTSLKAPGDIFHFPLAYWPEHFSLENYRGLFGTADFGTYLTNSLIVSLVAGATATAISMLSAYVLARFEFRSKSALLMAALVTQMIPSFIALGPLYLLMTDLGLVDNRLGLILVYIAVCIPFCTVMLRGFFENIPDALEEAAMIDGLSRFSALFRVLLPVMRPGIVAAFIFNFVNCWNELFLSVTLMNSDANKTVPTALNGFISSFNIDWGSMSAAAVLTILPTMLLFAFASRHIVQGLTSGAVKG; from the coding sequence GTGATCGGCAAGGAGTCCACGGCCGGCCGGGCCGTCAAGTTCGTCTTCCTCGGCGGGTGGCTGCTCTTCACCGTCTTCCCGCTCTACTGGATCGCCGTCACCTCGCTGAAGGCGCCCGGAGACATCTTCCACTTCCCGCTCGCGTACTGGCCCGAGCACTTCTCGCTGGAGAACTACCGGGGCCTGTTCGGCACGGCCGACTTCGGGACCTACCTCACCAACAGCCTGATCGTCTCCCTGGTGGCCGGTGCCACCGCGACGGCGATCTCCATGCTCTCGGCGTACGTTCTGGCCCGCTTCGAGTTCCGCAGCAAGTCGGCGCTGCTGATGGCGGCGCTGGTGACGCAGATGATCCCGTCGTTCATCGCCCTGGGCCCGCTGTATCTGCTGATGACGGACCTCGGCCTGGTCGACAACCGTCTCGGGCTGATCCTCGTCTACATCGCGGTGTGCATCCCCTTCTGCACGGTGATGCTGCGCGGGTTCTTCGAGAACATCCCGGACGCCCTGGAGGAGGCCGCCATGATCGACGGCCTGTCGCGGTTCTCGGCGCTGTTCCGGGTGCTGCTGCCGGTGATGCGGCCCGGGATCGTCGCGGCGTTCATCTTCAACTTCGTCAACTGCTGGAACGAGCTGTTCCTGTCGGTGACGCTGATGAACAGCGACGCGAACAAGACGGTGCCGACCGCGCTGAACGGGTTCATCTCCAGCTTCAACATCGACTGGGGCTCGATGTCCGCGGCTGCCGTGCTGACGATCCTGCCGACCATGCTGCTGTTCGCGTTCGCCAGCCGTCACATCGTCCAGGGACTGACCTCGGGGGCGGTCAAGGGCTGA